Part of the Labilibaculum antarcticum genome, AGTTTTAGTTCTTAAGAGGTTAGATCCTCAATTTAGTTTGAGTAATTTTCATAAAAATGACTCTTTCCCTTTCATTACAAGTCTTTCCCTAGGATGAAAAAAAATGAAAAAAAAATGAAAAAAAAGATATTTCCCTCTTTATTTAACGAAATGTTGTAATCGTCAGAATTTCAATTGTTTAATGGAACTTAAAACAGGGGATTAAAATTCATCTTCGATCACCATACTCAGAATATCTTTTAAATCTTTATTCATTGCAGCAACTTGCTGGGGTATAAAACTAGTTGCAGTCATTCCAGGAACAGTATTCGCTTCCAAAATAAAAATCTCATCATTCCGAAGCATGTAATCAACTCGCACAATCCCTTTGCATTTTAAGACATCGTAAATCTCAGATGATAAATTCTTAAATTGAAGGGTTAATTCTTCCGAGATTCTTGCTGGAGTAATTTCTTCGGCCATCCTGGTTGGATCATACTTGGATTCGTAATCAAAGAATTCATTTTTAGGCACTATTTCCGTTATCGGGAAAATAATACTTTCCTTTTTTGTTTTAACGAGTCCGCAAGTGTATTCAAGGCCATCTATGAATTCTTCAATAATTACCTCTTTTCCTTCCATAAATGCTTTTTTAATCGCACCATCAAGATCTTTCACTTTTTTAACTTTCGAAATACCAAAACTAGATCCATCTGCATTTGGTTTCACAAAGCAAGGCATGCCTAGTTTTTCTTCAATTGCTTTGGTCGAATAGTTTTGTCCTCGTTTTAATAAAATGGATTTGGCTACACTGTAGCCAAATGATTTTAGATATGTATTACAGGCATGCTTATCAAAACTAAGCGCACTGCTAAAAACATCAGAAGTAGAGTGAGGAATATTTAATAAATTTAAATATCCCTGTAAAATTCCATTTTCGCCAGGAGTTCCATGAATTCCAATGTAAGCAAAATCAAACTTTACTTTTTTATTATCTACACTAAAACTAAAATCATTTAGATCGATTGGGTAATATCGATCTTCAATTTTAACATTCCAATCTGTTCCCTTTAGCATTACTAAAAAGGGAGTGTAATTCTCAGTATCTAAGCTTGAGAAAATTAGACTTGCAGTTTGAAGAGAGATCTCAAATTCAGCAGAATCTCCTCCGGTAATTACAGCGATTGTTCTTTTCATTGGGCATTATATAGTTTTAATCTTCTTCTCCTACTTCTAAGGGTCTGTTAGATGTGTAATCTCTCCATTTTTGGATGAGAGTCGCCATGTCTTCAGGGATTTCTGAATCGAATGAAACATACTCTTCAGTTACTGGATGAATGAAGCCTAATGTTTTAGCATGTAAGGCTTGTCTTGGGCAAATTTTGAAGCAATTCTGTACAAACTGTTTGTATTTGGTAAAGGTGGTTCCTTTTCTGATGTCATCTCCGCCATATTCAGCATCGTTGAACAGAGGATGACCGATGCTCTTAAAATGGACACGGATTTGATGAGTTCTTCCGGTTTCTAAGATACACTCCACTAAATTCACGTAACCAAGTCTCTCAAGAACTCTATAATGAGTTACGGCATGCTTTCCATATTCTCCATCAGGAAAAACATCCATTACTTTTCGGTTTTTTAGGTTTCTTCCAACGTGACCCGTAATTGTTCCTTCGTCCTCTTTAAGATCTCCCCACACTAGTGCGCGATATTTTCGATCACTGGTTTTGTTGAAAAACTGCAATCCTAATTTGGTTTTGGCATCTTCTGTTTTTGCAATAACAAGAATTCCTGAGGTGTTCTTATCAATACGGTGTACCAATCCCGGACGAGGATCCTTAGCATTAAACAGAGGTGAATTTTGCAAATGAAATGCCAATGCATTCACCATAGTACCGCTGTAGTGTCCGTACGAAGGATGTACAACCATTCCTGGTTCTTTGTTAACGATTAGGAAAGAATCATCTTCGTAAACAATATTTATTGGAATATCTTGGGCAATAATTTCAATTTCTCTAGGCGGATAACTCAGTACAATAGTGATTACATCCCCTGGTTTTACTTTGTAATTTCTTTTAACACACACATCATTTACGAAGATATTCCCATTGTTAGCCGCATCTTGAATTTTATTTCTAGATGAGTTAAACATTCTGGCAACAAGAAATTTGTCGATCCTTAGTGGTGTTTGTCCAGGATCAGCCTCGAAGCGAAAATGTTCGAATTGTTCTTGGTTTACATCCAATTCAGCGTCAATATTGATTTTATCTAAAGGCTCTTTTTCAGTCATTTTTTGAATTGTTTTTAGTAAAGCAGGTTGCTTAAACGTTGTTGTAGCAGAGAATCAGCAAGTTGAAGCTTTAACGAATCTTTTGTTAGCCAGATATCAATTTTGGACCCTGGAGGCATCTTTTGATTGTTAGTAAAGGATGGAGATTGCTTCCAGACCTTAGCTTGAATTGAATCAAAATGATTTCTAATGGATGCATCAAATTCTATTCTTCCCACATTCATAGTGGATAATATAATTTTTTCTTTTGCTTGAGAGTGTGTTTTCCCAATTAAATTTGGTGCAATCATTCCATCATTATCACCCTTTCCTAAAACTAAGTCAATGCTTGCTCCCTTGTCAATCATGCTTCCGGCCTGTATCGTATCTCCATTGTATTTGGGGTACAGCACAAGATTGAAAAATTGATTGTTGGCATATTCTAATTTTCCAATTTTAAATCCGTTGGTCATTAATAATTCATATGCTTGTCGGAATGAATTATCTACCACATTTGGAAATCGAACCTGCTCAGGATTACTGGCATTAATGGTCAAGAATAAATTTCTCTTTCTTTTAACAATAGCTCCTGCCAATGGTCTCTGGTCAAGAACCGTGCCCGGAGCAAAATCTGGATTGAATATGGAATCGTAGATGGAAAATACTAATTGTTCCGATTTAAGCTTGTCTCCAGCATCTTCAAGACTCATGCCGTATAAGTCAGGTACTTCCAATTTTTCCCCATGATGAGTATACCATCCTAAACTAATTAGAGTGATCCAAATTAAAACTATTGCTACTAAGAAAGCAATTCCTATTTGTATTAGAAATAGTTTACTCTTGAAGAATTCTACTGATTTCATCTTTATATTGGGCTTTAGTATTCTTTATAAACAACTATCTGCAAAAGAAAATATTGCTTTAATTTTCCTTTATCTTCATTCTACAAAAATAGCAGAGATTTTTTAGATTACAGATAAAAATGACTTAAAGCAGCACTAAATACTCGATTTGGGGTTAATCCATAAAAAAAGAGCTCCCTCGGAACTCCATCTTCATCAATATATAGAATAAATAATATTCTATAAAATACAAAAAAGTAAAGAAT contains:
- a CDS encoding PASTA domain-containing protein, with protein sequence MKSVEFFKSKLFLIQIGIAFLVAIVLIWITLISLGWYTHHGEKLEVPDLYGMSLEDAGDKLKSEQLVFSIYDSIFNPDFAPGTVLDQRPLAGAIVKRKRNLFLTINASNPEQVRFPNVVDNSFRQAYELLMTNGFKIGKLEYANNQFFNLVLYPKYNGDTIQAGSMIDKGASIDLVLGKGDNDGMIAPNLIGKTHSQAKEKIILSTMNVGRIEFDASIRNHFDSIQAKVWKQSPSFTNNQKMPPGSKIDIWLTKDSLKLQLADSLLQQRLSNLLY
- a CDS encoding D-alanine--D-alanine ligase → MKRTIAVITGGDSAEFEISLQTASLIFSSLDTENYTPFLVMLKGTDWNVKIEDRYYPIDLNDFSFSVDNKKVKFDFAYIGIHGTPGENGILQGYLNLLNIPHSTSDVFSSALSFDKHACNTYLKSFGYSVAKSILLKRGQNYSTKAIEEKLGMPCFVKPNADGSSFGISKVKKVKDLDGAIKKAFMEGKEVIIEEFIDGLEYTCGLVKTKKESIIFPITEIVPKNEFFDYESKYDPTRMAEEITPARISEELTLQFKNLSSEIYDVLKCKGIVRVDYMLRNDEIFILEANTVPGMTATSFIPQQVAAMNKDLKDILSMVIEDEF
- a CDS encoding RluA family pseudouridine synthase, with translation MTEKEPLDKINIDAELDVNQEQFEHFRFEADPGQTPLRIDKFLVARMFNSSRNKIQDAANNGNIFVNDVCVKRNYKVKPGDVITIVLSYPPREIEIIAQDIPINIVYEDDSFLIVNKEPGMVVHPSYGHYSGTMVNALAFHLQNSPLFNAKDPRPGLVHRIDKNTSGILVIAKTEDAKTKLGLQFFNKTSDRKYRALVWGDLKEDEGTITGHVGRNLKNRKVMDVFPDGEYGKHAVTHYRVLERLGYVNLVECILETGRTHQIRVHFKSIGHPLFNDAEYGGDDIRKGTTFTKYKQFVQNCFKICPRQALHAKTLGFIHPVTEEYVSFDSEIPEDMATLIQKWRDYTSNRPLEVGEED